The genomic segment GAGGCGCTGTTCCTGCTGGTGCAGGGCCAGACCTCCGAGGTGCGCCGGGCCCACCTCGGCGCGCTCTCGGCCGCGTACTGACCCTCGCGGAAACCACGCGCAGCGGGGTCGAGCGGCGCCCGGCCGGTGTCGTGTGATGCTGGCGTCATGACTGCTCGGCGCGAGATCTCCATCGTCCGCTGGTCCGGCCGGACCCCTTCCGTCGAGGCCGGGCCGGCCCCGTTGCTGGCCGCCTACCATCTGCGGACGGAGGCCGAGAAGGGCCGCCCCGTCGCCGAGGTGGACGGGCTGCCGGATCGCTACCGGGCGGAGATCTCCGACCCGGGGAGTGCGTTCGCCGGCGATGTCGTGCTGGTGGCCGTGAGCGGGGACACCGCGGTGGGCTGTGTGGTGGTGACCGCCCCCGCCGACGGGCGGGCGGAGATCAAGAGACTCTGGACGGACCCGGCGTTCCGGGGCCGTGGCATCGCCTCCGGCCTCCTCGACGCCGCGCTCGCGCAGGCCGCGGAGCACGGCGTGGACACCGTGCGGCTGTCGGTGTGGAACTGGCGGACCGGGGCCATCGCCCTCTATGAACGGCAGGGCTTCGGCGTCACCGCGTCATGGGACGAGCGGGAGCAACTGGTGTGCATGGAGCGCGCGGTGTGAGCGTCACGCTGTGCCGGCGCCTGGTGCGGCTGGGTGCGAGCGCCCGGTGCGGCCCGCTGCCGCCCACCGCCCGCCCCCGGCCACTCGCTTTCGCCGCTGTGCCCTCTAGCCGCGGCAGGCATCGTTTGCCCGTCAAGGAGCGGCGTCCGGTGCGTGCTCTCGGCGTGCCGGGCGCAAGTCCTCGTACTGGAGGTACTTGGGCTTGCGTCCGGTGCGGCGAGTGGGGGCACCTCCCGCGCCCTTGAGGCAGCGGGGGAGCGTGCCGGGCGTCGCGACGGGGCAAACGTTGCCTGCCCCGGCACTAGCTCGCGAACGGCACCTGTGCCGTAGGGACCGTCGGCTTGGCGAAAGGGTGGCGCCACAGGCCCTGGGCGGCGAGGCGAGGGAGGACGCCCTCGCCGAACCAGTACGCCTCCTCCAGGTGCGGGTAGCCGGAGAGGACGAACTCGTCGATGCCGAGGGCGTGATACTCCTTGATGCGCTCGGCGACCTCTTCGTGGCTGCCCACCAGTGCGGTACCAGCGCCGCCGCGCACCAGGCCGATGCCGGCCCAGAGGTTGGGGTGGATCTCCAGGCCGTCCCGGTTGCCGCCGTGCAGGGCGAGCATGCGCCGCTGCCCCTCGGACTCGCTGCGGGCCAGTCCGGCCTGGACGGACCGTACGGTCTCGGCATCGAAGCCGTCGAGCAGCCGGTTCGCCTCCGCCCAGGCCTGCTCGGCGGTGTCACGGGTGATGACATGCAGCCGGATACCGAAGCGGAGGGTGCGGCCCTCCTTCGCCGCCAGCCCCTTGATCCAGGCGATCTTCTCGGCGACCTTGGCCGGCGGCTCGCCCCAGGTGAGGTAGACGTCGACATGCCGGGCGGCGATCTCCCCGGCGATGGGTGAGGAGCCGCCGAAGTACACCTCGGGCACCGGATCGGGCACTCGGGCCAGCCTCGCGTCCTCGACCCGGAGGTGCTCACCCTTCAGGTCGACGGTCCTGCCCTCCCACAACTCCCTCACGACTTCCAGGAATTCACCGGTACGGCGATAACGGTCGTCCTTGTCGAGGAAGTCGCCATAGGCGCGCTGCTCATGGCCCTCGCCGCCGGTGACGACGTTGAGGAGGAGCCGCCCGTCGGTGTGCCGCTGGAAGGTGGAGGCCATCTGGGCGGCGAGCGTGGGCGAGACGAAGCCCGGCCGGAAGGCGACCAGGAACTTCAGACGTTCGGTGTTCTGGCTGACCATCGCGGTCGTCAGCCAGGCGTCCTCGCACCAGGCACCGGTGGGGGTGAGCGCGCCGACGAAGCCGAGGTCCTCGGCTGCGCGGGCGATCTGGCTCAGATAGGCGACCGTCGGCGGTCGGTCCCGGCCCGACTCGGTGGCGGGGGTGCCGTGGCCGCCGCCGACGACGTGTCGGCTGTCGCCGTTGGTGGGCAGGAACCAGTGGAAGGTGAGGGACACGTGGGGTCTCCGATCAGGAAGGCCCGCGGCGACAGGTCATCGGGGTCGCCCTTCAGAGCAGGCCGTGGCGTGGGGGTCGGGTGCCGTTGAGCACGTACCGGCCGATGTGCTGGACCTTCCAGCGCGCCGGGTCGTGCAGGGTGTGGGTGCGGGCGTCGCGCCAATAACGGTGCAGATTCGCGGAGTTGAGGGCGGAGCGGGTGCCGGAGACCTCGAAGAGGGCGCCCGAGATCTCGACGGCCGTGTGCGCCGCGTGCGCCTTCGCGGCGGCCACGGCGATGGAGGCCTCGGCCGCGGAGTCGTCGGTGAGGTCGGCGCGGGCCGCGTCGACCTCACGGGCCGCCTCCCGCAGCAGAGCCCTCGACGCCCGTGCCTGGACAACGAGTTCACCGAAGCGCTGGATCAGCAGAGGGTCCTCGGCCGCCGTCTCGAAGCCGCTCTCGAACCAGGGCCGGCTCTTGGTGCGCACGAACGCGACCGCCTCCGCGAGCGCGCCGTCGGCGATCCCGACGTCGATCGCCGCGTGCAGCAACTGGGCGACAGCACCGTGGAGTTGGGGACCCCGGAAGGTGAGGTGGTGCGGCAGGACCCGGTCCGCCGGGACGGATACCTCCTCCAGCCGGACCGTGCCGCCGGCGGTCGTCCGCTGGCCGAGGCCGTCCCAGTCGTCGACGACCGTGACGCCCGGGGCGTCCCCGGGCACGTACGCGACGTGCAGATCGTCGTCCTCCGCCCGCGCGAGCACCGGGATCCAGTGGGCGAACAGGGCGCCCGTGGCGTAGTGCTTCACCCCACTGAGGAGGTACGAGCCGTCTTCCTGTCGCGTGAGCCGGGTGCGGATGTCCTGGATGTGTCTGGTGCCCGCCTCGGACTGGGCGTTGCCGAAGCGACGCCCGGCGAGGAGCTCCCCGAAGAAGAACTCGCGCTGCTCGGCCGTTCCCTGGCGTCGGATCACGTTGACGTATGCGAAGTGGCTCTGCGGGATCTGGGCGAGGCTCGCGTCGGCGGAGGCGAGCAGTCGGAAGACCTCCGCCAGGGTCTCCTGGCGCACATCCGCTCCCCCGTACTCGGCGGGCACGGTGACGGCCAGCAGCCCGGAGGCGGAGAGCCGGTCCAACTCGGCGCGCGGAAGCCGCCGTTCGGCGTCCCGCTCCGAGGCCCCGGCACGGAACTCCTCGGCGAGCGCGGCGGCGACGGTCAGGGCCTCGACGTCGTCGGCGATGACCTTGGCGGCCGGGGAATCGGCGGTGGCATCGGACAGGGAGCCGGCCGGGGCGTCGGTCATGGGTCAGCTCGCGGCGGCCAGGACCGGCGCGGGGCCGAGCGCGGTGAGGAACTGGTCGACGACCTCACCGAGGGCCTCGGCCGTGGCCGGGGCGACCGACACCTTGCCGTCCTCGCCGACGGTGATGTCCTTGTCGAGGGTGAACCAGCCGGGGACGATGTGCCGGGCGCCCATGGAGCTGAGCACCGGCCGCAGGGCGTAGTCGATGGCGAGGACGTGGGCGGTGGTGCCGCCGGTGGCCAGGGGCAGCACGGTCTTGCCGGTGAGGGCGTACTGCGGGAGCAGGTCGAGCAGGGCCTTGAGGACCCCGGAGTAGGCGGCCTTGTAGACGGGCGTGCCGATGACGATGCCGTCGGCGCGCTCGAAGAGTGCGGTGGCCTCGACGATGGCCGGGTGCTTGAAGTCCGCCCCGAGCAGGGCCTCGGCGGGAATGGTGCGGATGTCGAGCGGCACGACCTCATGGCCCTGGGCGATCAGACGGGCGTCCAGGTGGCGCACGAGTTTCGCGGTGCGGGAGGAGACGGAGGGGCTGCCGGAGACGGACAGGACGGTGGCCATGGGTCCTCTTTCTGGGAGCCCGGGGTGCCCGTACGGACGGGCACCCCGGAAGGGAGTGGTCAGGAGTACCAGGTGGGTTCGGGCAGTTCGCCTTCGAGGACCCAGCGGCCGACCTCGCGGCGCTTGTAGGCCACCGGGTCGTGGAGGGTGTGGGTACGGATGTCGCGCCAGAAGCGGTCGAGCCCCTCGGAGGTGGCTGTCGAGCGGGCGCCGGTCACCTCGAAGACGCTGTTCGCGATCTCCAGGGCCACATCGGTGGCGCGCGCCTTGACGGCCGCCACCCTGACCTCGAAGTCGCCGCGCGTCTTCTCGGTGACGGCGTCGGGGTCGTCGTGCAGTCGCTGTCCCTCGGCGGCGACGGTGTCGGCGAGGGCCTCGACCGCCCAGAGCTTGGCGGTCAGATCGCCGTAGACATCGATGACGTACGGCTCGTCGACCGCGCGCTCGTGTCCGCCGTGCAGCCACGGCCGGGACTTCGTACGGGTGTACGTCGCCGCCGTCTCCAGAGCGCCGGCCGCGATGCCGAGGTAGAAGTTGACGAAGACGAGTTGGATGGTGGGGACGTTGAGGGTGTTGTACGTGCGGGGCCGGAACTCCTTGTCGACGTAGCCGGCCGCGGAGGACCACGGGGTGCGGACGCCGTCGAGGGTGACGCCGCCGCTCTCGGTGAGCCGCAGGCCGATGTTGTCCCAGTCGTCGTGGAAGGTCAGGCCCTCGCTGTCGGAGGGGACGATCGCGAAGACGTGGCTGTCGGTGCCCTCCAGGACGCCTTCGAGGACGGTGACGTCGGAGACCTTGCTGCCGGTGGAGAAGGACTTGCGACCGGTGAAGACGAGGTCGTCGCCGTCCTCGGTGACCACGACGTCCTTGTCGCGCGGGTTGACGGCCCCGCCGAAGAACCAGCGGCCCCGGGCGGCCTCGGCCTCCACGTGCTCCCACTGTTCGCGGGTGCCGACCAGCCGGGCGGCCCAGTTCCAGAGGTAGTGGTAGCCGAGGAGCTGGCCGATGGAGCCGTCGGCCTTGGCAACCTCGCGGACGACCCGGTAGGCGGTGGGCCAGTCCTGGCCCGCGCCGCCGTGCTCGGTGGGGCCGAGCAGGGTGACGAGGCCGGAGTCCTTCAGCAGTTGGACCTCGGCGTACGGGGTGGCTCCGGCGCGGTCGCGCTCGGCGGCGTCGGTGGCGAGGACGGCGGCGACCTCGCCGGCGCGGGCGATCCACTCCTGGGCGGTCCGCGGCGCGGGGCCGGTCTTCCAGTCGGTGGGGGTGGCGGTGCTCATGCGTGATGACCTCTTTCGCAGTGCGGTGCGCAAGCAGTGGGGTGTTGCGGTGGCGGTGGGAGCGGTCAGACGTGCAGAGGAACGGACGCGGGCTCGGACTCGATTTCGCTGTCGGGGAGTTGGGCCTCCAGCTCGCGTACGAGCGGCAGCACACGGCGGCCGAAGTACTCGACCTCCTCGTGGTAGTGGAGGAATCCGAGAAGGAAGAGGTCGACGCCGAGCTTCTTGTAGGCGACGATCCGTTCGGCGATCTGCTCGGGGGTGCCGATCAGCCCCGTACGGAAGCCGTCGTTGTACTGGACGAGGTCCTCGAAGCCGGAGTCCTGCCACATGCCCTTGCCGTCGCCGGTGGACTGTCCGGCCTGTTTGACGGCGGCGCCGAACCCCTCGACCGCCTCCCGGTCGGCGTTCGCGACGATCTCCCGCAGGGTGTCGCGGGCCTCGGCCTCGGTGTCGCGGGCGATGAGGAAGCCGTTGAGCCCGAACTTCGGCGCCGCACGGCCGATCTGGGCGGCGGAGGCGCGTACGTCCTCGATCTGTTCGACGACTCCGTCGAAGTCCTTGCCGTTGGAGAAGTACCAGTCGGAGACCCGGCCGGCCATGGCCCGTGCGGCGGTGGAGTTGCCGCCCTGGAAGATCTCCGGGTGGGGGCGCTGGGGGGTGTTGAGGGGCTTGGGCTTGAGGGAGAAGTCGCGCAACCGGTAGAAGTCACCGGCGAGTTCGGTGTGGTCCTCGGTCCAGATCTGACGCAGGGCGCGGATGAACTCCTCGGAGCGGCGGATGGGGGTCCCCCCGGTTCGAGCGAAGCCGAGAACTGGGGGAGTTCGTCGTGCTCCAGCCAGGGCTCGCCGAGGGCGGTGAACTCGCCCTTGAACCAGCCGGATACGACGTTGACGGCGAAGCGGCCGTCGGAGAGGTGGTCGGCGGTCGCGCCGAACTTGGCGAGGACGCCGGGGTGCCAGAGGCCGGGGTGGACGGCGGCGATGACCTTCAGACGCTGGGTCGCCAGGAGCAGGGCGAGGCTGAAGCCGGTCGACTCGTGCTGGTACTCGGCGCCGTAGCCGGCCATGTAGCGGACCTGGCTGAGGGCGTACTCGAAGCCGTTGTTCTCGGCGAGGACGGCGAGTTCGCGGTTGTACTCCCAGCCCCAGTCGGTGCGCTGCTCGATCTTGCTGGTGACAAGTCCCCCGCTGACGTTGGGGACCCAATAGGCGAATTTCACGGGCGCGGCGGGCATGCGGAACTCCTGTTGCGGAATGTTTTGGGCACGCCGAATTCAAGGGGGTGCGCGGGCGCTCCAAGAGAGGCGCGTGCATCTCAAGGGGTGTGCGGGCGCGGGGAATTCAGGCGAGGAAAAGCCAATACGCGCGGCGGATCGCGGGGAGGTGATCAGGCCGCGGCGCGACAGGAGGCGCTGGAGACGCGCGCGAGGTCGACATGGCGTCGCCGCGTGAGGTCCAGTCGCATCTTCATGCCGTCGATCGTGACAGCCGTCGTCGACGACCGTCAAGGAGAACCCGACCGGTCTCGAATCCCGGACCATTGAATTTCACGAAGGTGTGACAGGGAAACCCTTGAACGGGCCGGAAATCGGCACGCATTCTGCTGCCGTGCGGACAGAACAGTTGGAATACATCACGGCGGTGACCAGGCTCGGTTCGTTGCGCCGGGCCGCGGAGGAACTACGGCTCTCCCAGCCCGCGTTGAGCGAGACCGTGCGGAACCTGGAACGCGAACTCGGGGTCGATCTGCTGGAGCGCAAGCGTTCCGGCGCGACGATGAGCGCCTCGGGCCGGGAGTTGCTGCCGCACATCGTCGGGGTGCTGGACGCGGTGGACCGGCTGCGGGCCGCGGCGGGCGAACAGCACCGCATCAGCCGTATGGTCCGCCTGGGCACGGTCAACGCGGCGACCGTGCCGCTGCTCATCCCGGTGATCCGCGACTTCCGCGCCACGCATCCCCTCACCCAGGTCGAGGTGGTCGGCGCCCAGCAGACCGACATCCACCGGGGCCTGCTGGAGGGCTCCTTCGACCTCGGGCTCGTCAACCACCTCGACGGCGACGACGTGCCCGCCGAGTTCGAGGCCACCGAGCTGCTGCGGGGCCGCCCGGTGGTGGTCGTCCGCCCGGACAGCCCGCTGGCGTCCCGGGCGGCGGTGGCCGTGGACGACCTGCTCGACGTACCGCTGATCGGCATGCGCTCGGGGTACGTCATGCACCGCTTCGTCCACCGGCTCCTCGACGGCCGCGACCCGGCCTTCGCGTACTCCACCGACGGCGCCGAGATGGGCAAGCTGCTGGTCGCGGAGGGGCTCGGGGCGACGGTCCTGCCGGACTTCAGCGTGATCGGCGACCCTCTGGAGCGGCGGGGCGCGCTCGTCCACCGGCCGATCGTCGATGACACCACCCGGGTCCTGCTGATGCTCCAGCGCCGCAGGGCGGACTCCGTGCCGCAGGCCGCGGGGGACCTGCACGAGGCGTTCGTCCGCCGGGCCCGGGCGGTGGGCGCCCGGGCCTCGTCCCGACCCGGGCGCGGGACGGTCACCGCTCGTCGTGGGCGCGTGCCTCGCCGGAGGCCATGCTCCCCGGCCACCAGGCGCGCTCGCCGAGGTCCCGTACCAGCGCCGGCACCAGCAGGGAGCGCACCACGAGGGTGTCGAGGAGGACTCCGAAGGCCACGATGAAGGCGATCTGGGCGAGGAAGGCGAGCGGGATCACGCCCAGCGCGGCGAACGTCGCGGCGAGCACCACGCCCGCGGAGGTGATGACCCCGCCCGTGCTGACCAGCCCGCGCAGCACGCCCTGGCGTACGCCGTGCCGCAGTGACTCCTCGCGGACCCGGGACATGAGGAAGATGTTGTAGTCGACGCCCAGCGCGACCAGGAACACGAACCCGTAGAGGGGCACGGACGGGTCGGTGCCGGTGAACCCGAACACGTGCGGGAAGACGAGTGCGGAGACGCCCAGCGTGGCGAGGAAGTTCAGGGCGACCGTGGCGACCAGGAGGACAGGCAGCAGCAGGGAACGCAGCAGGCCAATCAGGATGAGCAGAATGAGGGCCAGGACGACCGGAACGATCAGCGTGCGGTCGCGTTCGGCGGTGCGCAGGGTGTCGTACTGCTGTGCGGTGTAGCCGCCGACGAGGGTGTCCGCGCCGGGCAC from the Streptomyces sp. NBC_00310 genome contains:
- a CDS encoding GNAT family N-acetyltransferase, with product MTARREISIVRWSGRTPSVEAGPAPLLAAYHLRTEAEKGRPVAEVDGLPDRYRAEISDPGSAFAGDVVLVAVSGDTAVGCVVVTAPADGRAEIKRLWTDPAFRGRGIASGLLDAALAQAAEHGVDTVRLSVWNWRTGAIALYERQGFGVTASWDEREQLVCMERAV
- a CDS encoding acyl-CoA dehydrogenase family protein, producing the protein MSTATPTDWKTGPAPRTAQEWIARAGEVAAVLATDAAERDRAGATPYAEVQLLKDSGLVTLLGPTEHGGAGQDWPTAYRVVREVAKADGSIGQLLGYHYLWNWAARLVGTREQWEHVEAEAARGRWFFGGAVNPRDKDVVVTEDGDDLVFTGRKSFSTGSKVSDVTVLEGVLEGTDSHVFAIVPSDSEGLTFHDDWDNIGLRLTESGGVTLDGVRTPWSSAAGYVDKEFRPRTYNTLNVPTIQLVFVNFYLGIAAGALETAATYTRTKSRPWLHGGHERAVDEPYVIDVYGDLTAKLWAVEALADTVAAEGQRLHDDPDAVTEKTRGDFEVRVAAVKARATDVALEIANSVFEVTGARSTATSEGLDRFWRDIRTHTLHDPVAYKRREVGRWVLEGELPEPTWYS
- a CDS encoding SfnB family sulfur acquisition oxidoreductase, whose translation is MTDAPAGSLSDATADSPAAKVIADDVEALTVAAALAEEFRAGASERDAERRLPRAELDRLSASGLLAVTVPAEYGGADVRQETLAEVFRLLASADASLAQIPQSHFAYVNVIRRQGTAEQREFFFGELLAGRRFGNAQSEAGTRHIQDIRTRLTRQEDGSYLLSGVKHYATGALFAHWIPVLARAEDDDLHVAYVPGDAPGVTVVDDWDGLGQRTTAGGTVRLEEVSVPADRVLPHHLTFRGPQLHGAVAQLLHAAIDVGIADGALAEAVAFVRTKSRPWFESGFETAAEDPLLIQRFGELVVQARASRALLREAAREVDAARADLTDDSAAEASIAVAAAKAHAAHTAVEISGALFEVSGTRSALNSANLHRYWRDARTHTLHDPARWKVQHIGRYVLNGTRPPRHGLL
- a CDS encoding LLM class flavin-dependent oxidoreductase — translated: MSLTFHWFLPTNGDSRHVVGGGHGTPATESGRDRPPTVAYLSQIARAAEDLGFVGALTPTGAWCEDAWLTTAMVSQNTERLKFLVAFRPGFVSPTLAAQMASTFQRHTDGRLLLNVVTGGEGHEQRAYGDFLDKDDRYRRTGEFLEVVRELWEGRTVDLKGEHLRVEDARLARVPDPVPEVYFGGSSPIAGEIAARHVDVYLTWGEPPAKVAEKIAWIKGLAAKEGRTLRFGIRLHVITRDTAEQAWAEANRLLDGFDAETVRSVQAGLARSESEGQRRMLALHGGNRDGLEIHPNLWAGIGLVRGGAGTALVGSHEEVAERIKEYHALGIDEFVLSGYPHLEEAYWFGEGVLPRLAAQGLWRHPFAKPTVPTAQVPFAS
- the ssuE gene encoding NADPH-dependent FMN reductase; this encodes MATVLSVSGSPSVSSRTAKLVRHLDARLIAQGHEVVPLDIRTIPAEALLGADFKHPAIVEATALFERADGIVIGTPVYKAAYSGVLKALLDLLPQYALTGKTVLPLATGGTTAHVLAIDYALRPVLSSMGARHIVPGWFTLDKDITVGEDGKVSVAPATAEALGEVVDQFLTALGPAPVLAAAS
- a CDS encoding putative leader peptide, with the translated sequence MKMRLDLTRRRHVDLARVSSASCRAAA